The following proteins come from a genomic window of Manduca sexta isolate Smith_Timp_Sample1 chromosome 2, JHU_Msex_v1.0, whole genome shotgun sequence:
- the LOC115454060 gene encoding RNA-binding protein 25 produces MSFPPRPPLVPYGIAPGVVTMSMPTHVMVGAYGASSAGGRSALLPAPSAAAAGAAGGKAVISRGPTRNANGAKETDGPPVTVFIGNISSRAPDAMIRALLTACGPVLSWKRVSTFGFSEFANPEAALRCVRLLNNRPLADKKLLARTDGKMQALVDTYKTEQRSKMEEGGGGGGGAGASNSSGEDASYLDARQRALDDAAGRRLDQIVRDYQHEINNYETIQKEEAISKTARVLEEADISEEKRDVIHREIGKFRESMKEEADVVVRRKRDVKDEPRDKDRERDRERDRDRERDRERDRERDKDRERDRERERDRERDKDRRRRSVSRTKERRDDRDKDREREREERERDRERERERERERERENRERERERELRERERERERERERERERERERDRERSRERDRDRERERERDRERDRSRGRSRSEADSRREKELEEEAREKKRLEKKAREKEAAYQERLRNWEGRERRKAKDYEKEKERERCREEEREKEAKRLKEFLEDYDDERDDHKYYKAKELQRRLGARVREAESDAREREREQDELDALKKEIFADKPLDDPTATAAFEKAKREQEELYKPRLLIDVSLQVEQQREREEQRARQREEARREARERLAREKERYLRAQATRQLPTEAEPIDSDDSGGGAEAAAVSPLSASPARAASEPPSPAATPPRHHRHRHRHHHDHHQPTTPREQSPDGGSTPPPPTTTTHTHSGASANSSPITISFKNHHKQSPGSITNTPNTDALRGRRAHAAFSLDDDEHEPAPAPGKEKKDKDKKKGEPGSDKESKSAEEKRKHIKSLIDKIPTQKEQLFQYKLDTSQIDKPLMEKKIRPWINKKIIEYIGEPEPTLVDFICNKVEAGSAPQGILDDVQMVLDEEAEVFVVKMWRLLIYELEAKRAGLHK; encoded by the exons ATGTCGTTCCCGCCACGGCCGCCACTTGTGCCGTACGGGATCGCACCAGGAGTGGTCACAATGTCGATGCCTACACAT GTGATGGTAGGCGCGTACGGGGCGAGCAGTGCGGGCGGGCGCAGCGCCCTGCTGCCCGCCCccagcgcggcggcggcgggggcggcgggcgGCAAGGCCGTCATCTCGCGCGGGCCCACGCGCAACGCTAACGGCGCCAAGGAGACGGACGGACCGCCCGTCACTGTGTTTATTG GTAACATATCCTCCCGAGCGCCTGACGCGATGATCCGCGCCCTCCTCACCGCTTGTGGGCCCGTCCTCAGCTGGAAGCGGGTCTCCACGTTCGGGTTCAGCGAGTTTGCGAACCCGGAGGCTGCGCTGCGATGCGTCCGTCTGCTGAACAACAGACCGCTCGCTGACAAGAAATTGTTAGCACGGACAGATGGCAAGATGCAGGCGCTTGTAGATACTTATAAGA CGGAGCAGCGTTCCAAAATGGAGGAGGGTGGTGGGGGTGGTGGCGGCGCAGGCGCAAGTAACAGCAGCGGCGAGGACGCGTCGTACCTGGACGCCCGCCAGCGCGCGCTGGACGACGCGGCGGGGCGGCGCCTCGACCAGATCGTGCGCGACTACCAGCACGAGATCAACAACTACGAGACCATACAGAAAG aGGAGGCGATATCAAAAACAGCGCGAGTCCTCGAGGAGGCTGACATCTCGGAGGAGAAACGCGACGTGATCCACCGCGAGATCGGCAAGTTCCGCGAGAGCATGAAG GAGGAGGCCGACGTCGTCGTGCGCCGCAAGAGGGACGTCAAGGACGAGCCGCGCGACAAGGACCGCGAGCGAGACCGCGAGCGCGACCGCGACCGCGAGCGCGACCGCGAGCGCGACCGCGAGCGCGACAAGGACCGGGAGCGCGACCGCGAGCGAGAGCGCGACCGCGAGCGGGACAAGGACAGGCGCCGGCGCAGCGTGTCCAG GACAAAGGAACGTCGTGACGACCGTGACAAGGACAGAGAACGCGAACGCGAGGAGAGGGAGCGGGACAGAGAGAGGGAGAGGGAACGCGAGAGGGAGCGAGAGAG AGAAAACAGAGAAAGAGAACGGGAAAGAGAGCTCCGGGAAAGGGAGAGGGAACGGGAGAGAGAAAGAGAAAG AGAACGTGAGCGCGAACGCGAGCGCGACCGCGAACGTTCTCGCGAACGTGACCGCGACCGAGAGCGCGAACGCGAGCGTGATCGCGAACGTGATCGTTCGCGCGGACGCAGTCGCAGCGAGGCCGACTCGCGACGGGAGAAGGAACTCGAGGAGGAAGCGAGAGAGAAGAAGAGATTGGAAAAGAAGGCCAGGGAGAAGGAGGCCGCTTATCAGGAGAG GTTACGCAACTGGGAGGGACGCGAGCGACGCAAGGCGAAGGACTACGAGAAGGAGAAAGAGAGGGAGCGCTGCCGCGAGGAGGAGCGGGAGAAGGAGGCCAAGCGGCTGAAGGAGTTCCTCGAGGACTACGACGACGAACGCGACGATCATAAATACTACAA AGCCAAGGAGCTGCAGCGACGCCTCGGCGCGCGAGTGAGGGAGGCGGAGAGCGACGCGCGCGAGAGGGAGAGGGAACAGGACGAGCTCGATGCTCTCAAGAAGGAGATATTCGCCGACAAGCCGCTCGATGATCCCACCGCCACTGCCGCCTTCGAAAAG GCTAAACGCGAACAAGAAGAGTTGTACAAGCCGCGTTTACTGATCGACGTGAGCCTGCAGGTGGAGCAGCAGAGGGAGAGAGAGGAACAGAGAGCGAGGCAGAGGGAGGAGGCGCGCAGGGAG GCTCGCGAGCGCTTGGCTCGGGAGAAGGAGAGGTACCTGCGGGCACAAGCGACCAGACAGCTACCCACCGAGGCTGAACCCATCGACTCCGATGACAG cggcggcggcgcggaggcggcggcggTGTCTCCGCTGTCGGCCTCGcccgcgcgcgccgcctccgAGCCGCCCTCGCCCGCCGCCACGCCGCCGCGCCACCACCGCCACCGCCACCGCCACCACCACGACCACCACCAGCCCACCACGCCCCGGGAACAG AGTCCAGACGGTGGGTCGACTCCCCCTCCGCCCACAACGACGACGCACACGCAT AGCGGCGCGTCTGCGAACAGTTCCCCCATCACGATAAGCTTCAAGAATCACCACAAACAGAGTCCCGGCAGCATCACCAACACGCCGAACA CGGACGCGCTCCGCGGCcggcgcgcgcacgccgccttCAGCCTCGACGACGACGAGCACGAGCCCG CGCCGGCGCCGGGCAAAGAGAAAAAAGACAAAGACAAGAAGAAAGGAGAACCAGGGTCTGACAAGGAGAGCAAGAGCGCCGAGGAGAAACGGAAGCACATAAAGAGTCTCATAGACAAAATACCCACGCAGAAGGAGCAGCTGTTCCAGTACAAATTAGATACATCGCAG ATCGACAAACCGCTAATGGAGAAGAAGATCAGGCCGTGGATAAACAAGAAGATCATAGAGTACATCGGCGAGCCGGAGCCCACGCTCGTCGACTTCATCTGCAACAAGGTGGAGGCCGGCTCCGCGCCGCAGGGCATCCTCGACGACGTTCAGATG GTGCTTGACGAGGAAGCGGAAGTGTTCGTGGTCAAGATGTGGCGGCTGCTGATCTACGAGCTGGAGGCCAAGCGCGCCGGCCTGCACAAGTAA